In one window of Mesoplodon densirostris isolate mMesDen1 chromosome 4, mMesDen1 primary haplotype, whole genome shotgun sequence DNA:
- the PIF1 gene encoding ATP-dependent DNA helicase PIF1 isoform X3, with product MLSGTQAVAAECAEAELRCRVAVEELSPGGQPRRRQALRTAELRLGRNERRELMLRLQAPGPVERPRCFPLRAVRLFTRFASSGRSTLRLPADGAPRTGAVQLLLSDCPPDRLRRFLRTLRLKLAAAPGPGPASARTQLLGPRPRDFVTISPVQPEELQRAAATCVTDSTPVKQPTEPRSGAKPSTVRTGRGEVPRWPLPVKKLSLPPTKPELSREQAAVLRVVLKGRSIFFTGSAGSGEQSGCGENSGVLGWRRSGPGFAFCPGTGKSYLLKRILGSLPPTGTVATASTGVAACHIGGTTLHAFAGIGSGQAPLAQCVALAQRPGVRQGWLNCQRLVIDEISMVEADLFDKLEAVARAVRQQSKPFGGIQLIICGDFLQLPPVTKGSQPPQFCFQAKSWRRCVPVTLELTEVWRQTDQTFISLLQAVRLGRCSDEVTRQLRATAAHRVGRDGIVATRLCTHQDDVALTNERQLQELPGEVHSFEAMDSDPEQARTLDAQCPVSQLLQLKLGAQVMLVKNLAVSRGLVNGARGVVVGFEAEGRGLPQVRFLCGVTEVIRADRWMVQATGGRLLSRQQLPLQLAWAISIHKSQGMSLDCVEISLGRVFASGQAYVALSRARSLQGLCVLDFDPMVVRCDPRVLSFYATLRQDRGLSLEPPDDDEAASDQENVDPNL from the exons ATGCTGTCGGGCACCCAGGCAGTGGCAGCGGAATGCGCGGAGGCGGAGCTGCGGTGCCGTGTTGCTGTGGAGGAGCTGAGCCCGGGCGGGCAGCCGCGAAGGCGCCAGGCCCTACGCACCGCGGAGCTGAGACTGGGTCGTAACGAGCGCCGCGAGTTGATGCTGAGGCTGCAGGCGCCCGGGCCCGTGGAGCGGCCGCGGTGCTTTCCACTGCGCGCCGTGCGCCTCTTCACGCGCTTCGCCTCGTCCGGGCGCAGCACTCTGCGGCTTCCCGCCGACGGCGCTCCCCGGACCGGCGCTGTTCAGCTGCTGCTCTCCGACTGCCCCCCTGACCGCCTGCGCCGCTTCCTGCGCACTCTGCGCCTCAAGCTGGCCGCGGCCCCGGGTCCCGGGCCGGCCTCCGCCCGCACGCAGCTGCTTGGCCCGCGGCCCCGCGACTTCGTCACCATCAGCCCGGTGCAGCCCGAGGAGCTGCAGCGCGCCGCGGCCACCTGCGTCACGGACTCCACGCCGGTGAAGCAGCCCACGGAGCCCCGGTCGGGGGCCAAGCCCAGCACCGTGAGGACAGGAAGGGGG GAAGTCCCAAGGTGGCCCCTGCCTGTGAAGAAGCTGAGCTTGCCCCCCACCAAACCAGAGCTTTCCAGGGAACAGGCTGCTGTGCTGAGGGTTGTCCTGAAAGGCCGGAGCATTTTCTTCACTGGGAGTGCAGGTAGTGGGGAGCAGAGTGGGTGTGGGGAGAACAGTGGTGTGCTAGGATGGAGGAGAAGTGGCCCTGGCTTTGCCTTCTGCCCAGGGACAGGGAAGTCTTATCTGCTGAAGCGTATCCTGGGCTCACTGCCTCCCACAGGCACTGTGGCCACTGCCAGCACTGGGGTGGCAGCCTGCCACATCGGGGGTACTACCCTCCATGCCTTTGCAG GCATTGGCTCGGGCCAGGCTCCCCTGGCCCAGTGTGTGGCCCTGGCCCAGCGGCCAGGTGTGCGGCAGGGCTGGCTGAACTGCCAGCGGCTAGTCATCGATGAGATCTCCATGGTGGAAGCGGACCTATTTGACAAGCTGGAGGCCGTGGCCAG AGCTGTGAGGCAGCAGAGCAAGCCATTTGGAGGGATCCAGCTCATCATCTGTGGGGACTTCCTGCAGCTGCCGCCTGTAACCAAGGGATCCCAGCCCCCGCAGTTCTGCTTCCAG GCCAAGAGCTGGAGGAGATGCGTCCCAGTGACCCTGGAGCTGACTGAGGTGTGGAGGCAGACGGACCAGACCTTCATCTCTCTGCTGCAAGCTGTGCGGCTGGGCAG GTGCTCAGATGAGGTCACCCGCCAGCTCCGGGCCACTGCTGCCCACAGGGTGGGGCGAGATGGGATTGTGGCCACGAGGCTCTGCACCCACCAGGATGATGTGGCCCTTACCAATGAGAGGCAGCTGCAGGAACTACCAG GTGAGGTACACAGCTTTGAGGCCATGGACAGTGACCCTGAGCAAGCCCGGACCCTAGATGCCCAGTGTCCCGTTAGCCAGCTCCTTCAGCTAAAGCTGGGGGCTCAG GTGATGCTGGTGAAGAACTTGGCAGTGTCTCGGGGCCTGGTAAATGGTGCCCGAGGGGTGGTAGTTGGGTTCGAAGCCGAGGGGAGAG GGCTGCCCCAGGTGCGGTTCCTGTGTGGAGTCACCGAGGTCATCCGTGCTGACCGCTGGATGGTGCAGGCCACTGGGGGCCGGCTTCTCAGCCGGCAGCAGCTGCCCCTCCAGCTGGCCTGGGCCATATCCATCCACAAGAGCCAG GGCATGTCCCTGGATTGCGTGGAGATCTCTCTGGGCCGTGTGTTTGCCAGCGGCCAGGCCTATGTGGCCCTTTCCCGGGCCCGCAGCCTGCAGGGCCTATGTGTGTTGGACTTTGACCCCATGGTGGTTCGCTGTGACCCCCGTGTGCTGAGCTTCTATGCTACCCTGCGGCAGGACAGGGGCCTCAGCCTG GAGCCCCCAGATGACGATGAGGCAGCCTCAGACCAGGAGAACGTGGACCCGAACCTTTGA
- the PIF1 gene encoding ATP-dependent DNA helicase PIF1 isoform X6 encodes MPAELVAMLSGTQAVAAECAEAELRCRVAVEELSPGGQPRRRQALRTAELRLGRNERRELMLRLQAPGPVERPRCFPLRAVRLFTRFASSGRSTLRLPADGAPRTGAVQLLLSDCPPDRLRRFLRTLRLKLAAAPGPGPASARTQLLGPRPRDFVTISPVQPEELQRAAATCVTDSTPVKQPTEPRSGAKPSTVRTGRGEVPRWPLPVKKLSLPPTKPELSREQAAVLRVVLKGRSIFFTGSAVSLTGIGSGQAPLAQCVALAQRPGVRQGWLNCQRLVIDEISMVEADLFDKLEAVARAVRQQSKPFGGIQLIICGDFLQLPPVTKGSQPPQFCFQAKSWRRCVPVTLELTEVWRQTDQTFISLLQAVRLGRCSDEVTRQLRATAAHRVGRDGIVATRLCTHQDDVALTNERQLQELPGEVHSFEAMDSDPEQARTLDAQCPVSQLLQLKLGAQVMLVKNLAVSRGLVNGARGVVVGFEAEGRGLPQVRFLCGVTEVIRADRWMVQATGGRLLSRQQLPLQLAWAISIHKSQGMSLDCVEISLGRVFASGQAYVALSRARSLQGLCVLDFDPMVVRCDPRVLSFYATLRQDRGLSLEPPDDDEAASDQENVDPNL; translated from the exons AT GCCTGCAGAGTTGGTGGCGATGCTGTCGGGCACCCAGGCAGTGGCAGCGGAATGCGCGGAGGCGGAGCTGCGGTGCCGTGTTGCTGTGGAGGAGCTGAGCCCGGGCGGGCAGCCGCGAAGGCGCCAGGCCCTACGCACCGCGGAGCTGAGACTGGGTCGTAACGAGCGCCGCGAGTTGATGCTGAGGCTGCAGGCGCCCGGGCCCGTGGAGCGGCCGCGGTGCTTTCCACTGCGCGCCGTGCGCCTCTTCACGCGCTTCGCCTCGTCCGGGCGCAGCACTCTGCGGCTTCCCGCCGACGGCGCTCCCCGGACCGGCGCTGTTCAGCTGCTGCTCTCCGACTGCCCCCCTGACCGCCTGCGCCGCTTCCTGCGCACTCTGCGCCTCAAGCTGGCCGCGGCCCCGGGTCCCGGGCCGGCCTCCGCCCGCACGCAGCTGCTTGGCCCGCGGCCCCGCGACTTCGTCACCATCAGCCCGGTGCAGCCCGAGGAGCTGCAGCGCGCCGCGGCCACCTGCGTCACGGACTCCACGCCGGTGAAGCAGCCCACGGAGCCCCGGTCGGGGGCCAAGCCCAGCACCGTGAGGACAGGAAGGGGG GAAGTCCCAAGGTGGCCCCTGCCTGTGAAGAAGCTGAGCTTGCCCCCCACCAAACCAGAGCTTTCCAGGGAACAGGCTGCTGTGCTGAGGGTTGTCCTGAAAGGCCGGAGCATTTTCTTCACTGGGAGTGCAG TGTCACTCACAGGCATTGGCTCGGGCCAGGCTCCCCTGGCCCAGTGTGTGGCCCTGGCCCAGCGGCCAGGTGTGCGGCAGGGCTGGCTGAACTGCCAGCGGCTAGTCATCGATGAGATCTCCATGGTGGAAGCGGACCTATTTGACAAGCTGGAGGCCGTGGCCAG AGCTGTGAGGCAGCAGAGCAAGCCATTTGGAGGGATCCAGCTCATCATCTGTGGGGACTTCCTGCAGCTGCCGCCTGTAACCAAGGGATCCCAGCCCCCGCAGTTCTGCTTCCAG GCCAAGAGCTGGAGGAGATGCGTCCCAGTGACCCTGGAGCTGACTGAGGTGTGGAGGCAGACGGACCAGACCTTCATCTCTCTGCTGCAAGCTGTGCGGCTGGGCAG GTGCTCAGATGAGGTCACCCGCCAGCTCCGGGCCACTGCTGCCCACAGGGTGGGGCGAGATGGGATTGTGGCCACGAGGCTCTGCACCCACCAGGATGATGTGGCCCTTACCAATGAGAGGCAGCTGCAGGAACTACCAG GTGAGGTACACAGCTTTGAGGCCATGGACAGTGACCCTGAGCAAGCCCGGACCCTAGATGCCCAGTGTCCCGTTAGCCAGCTCCTTCAGCTAAAGCTGGGGGCTCAG GTGATGCTGGTGAAGAACTTGGCAGTGTCTCGGGGCCTGGTAAATGGTGCCCGAGGGGTGGTAGTTGGGTTCGAAGCCGAGGGGAGAG GGCTGCCCCAGGTGCGGTTCCTGTGTGGAGTCACCGAGGTCATCCGTGCTGACCGCTGGATGGTGCAGGCCACTGGGGGCCGGCTTCTCAGCCGGCAGCAGCTGCCCCTCCAGCTGGCCTGGGCCATATCCATCCACAAGAGCCAG GGCATGTCCCTGGATTGCGTGGAGATCTCTCTGGGCCGTGTGTTTGCCAGCGGCCAGGCCTATGTGGCCCTTTCCCGGGCCCGCAGCCTGCAGGGCCTATGTGTGTTGGACTTTGACCCCATGGTGGTTCGCTGTGACCCCCGTGTGCTGAGCTTCTATGCTACCCTGCGGCAGGACAGGGGCCTCAGCCTG GAGCCCCCAGATGACGATGAGGCAGCCTCAGACCAGGAGAACGTGGACCCGAACCTTTGA